A section of the Nakamurella deserti genome encodes:
- a CDS encoding LacI family DNA-binding transcriptional regulator has translation MTLQTVADKVGVSRMTVSNAFSRPDQLSAPLRDRILAAAADLGYIGPDPAARALARGTTSTVGIVLTSLVQSAFADEVATAFLGAIASELAPSGLSLTLLSTVETAGRVPARDVPMDGAVVFHCDPRSPALDWLQRRRLPMVYVDQIPAPDIPSVNVDDRGGARAGAEHLLGLGHRRIGIVSADIVPPYGVVSGGGAPDRQSYVAYERIAGWREVLTAAGVEPVVVNRPHPTEGDGYEALEALLDADPSVTGVLCFADTLAHGVMLAAQNRGLVLPQDLSVVGFDDNPLASRLRPALTTVRQDVHAKGRLAASALVELVEAARSDEPPAAVAAQIVLPTELVVRESTAAPRS, from the coding sequence GTGACGCTGCAGACCGTGGCCGACAAGGTCGGCGTCAGCCGGATGACGGTGTCCAACGCGTTCTCCCGTCCCGACCAGCTCTCCGCGCCGCTGCGCGACCGGATCCTCGCCGCGGCCGCCGACCTGGGCTACATCGGCCCCGACCCCGCCGCCCGGGCGCTGGCCCGTGGCACCACCAGCACCGTCGGCATCGTGTTGACCTCGCTGGTGCAGAGCGCTTTCGCCGACGAGGTCGCCACGGCGTTCCTCGGCGCCATCGCCAGCGAGCTCGCGCCGTCCGGATTGTCGCTGACCCTGCTCTCCACCGTCGAGACCGCCGGCCGGGTCCCGGCGCGCGACGTGCCGATGGACGGCGCCGTGGTCTTCCACTGCGATCCGCGGTCGCCCGCACTGGACTGGCTGCAGCGCCGCCGGCTGCCGATGGTCTACGTGGACCAGATCCCCGCGCCCGACATCCCGAGCGTCAACGTGGACGACCGCGGCGGCGCCCGCGCCGGCGCCGAGCACCTGCTCGGCCTGGGTCACCGCCGGATCGGCATCGTGAGCGCCGACATCGTGCCGCCGTACGGCGTGGTCAGCGGGGGCGGGGCACCCGACCGGCAGTCCTACGTCGCCTACGAACGCATCGCCGGCTGGCGGGAGGTGCTCACCGCGGCCGGGGTCGAGCCGGTCGTCGTGAACCGCCCGCACCCCACCGAGGGTGACGGCTACGAGGCGCTGGAGGCCCTGCTCGACGCCGACCCGTCCGTCACCGGGGTGCTCTGCTTCGCCGACACCCTCGCCCACGGGGTCATGCTCGCCGCCCAGAACCGCGGACTCGTGCTCCCGCAGGACCTCTCGGTGGTGGGGTTCGACGACAACCCGCTGGCGTCCCGGTTGCGCCCGGCCCTGACGACGGTCCGGCAGGACGTGCACGCGAAGGGCCGGCTGGCGGCCAGTGCGCTCGTCGAGCTCGTCGAGGCGGCCCGCTCCGACGAGCCGCCGGCCGCGGTCGCTGCCCAGATCGTGCTGCCCACCGAACTCGTGGTCCGGGAGAGCACCGCGGCGCCACGGTCGTGA
- a CDS encoding cation diffusion facilitator family transporter, whose amino-acid sequence MTAHDPRDAARRDALCGPGPGPAAPVHVHATADHGDGHGHGGHGDGHGDGHGGHGGRGGHGGHSHAISANADTRHLAVALALIVGFLIVEVVVALASGSVALLADAGHMLSDAGAIAGSLWAIRLAARPATGDWTFGFKRAEILSAAVNGITLLVVGILVGIESVERLFDPPAVDGGPVLAVALLGVAVNVVATWVLSRADRGSLNVEGAFQHILTDLYAFIGTLIAAIVILTTGYVRADAIASLIVVALMLRSAWGLLRDSGRVLLEAAPKSVALAEVREHMLGVPEIVGVHDLHVWTVTSDLPALSAHVVIDDDCFTNGRSPMILDHLQECLQGHFDVEHSTFQLEPASHLTHEAGHHS is encoded by the coding sequence ATGACCGCCCACGACCCCCGGGACGCCGCGCGGCGCGACGCGCTCTGCGGACCCGGACCCGGACCCGCCGCGCCGGTGCACGTGCACGCCACCGCCGACCACGGTGACGGGCACGGCCACGGCGGCCACGGTGACGGGCACGGCGACGGGCACGGCGGGCACGGCGGCCGCGGCGGGCACGGCGGGCACAGCCATGCGATCAGCGCGAACGCCGACACCCGCCACCTCGCCGTCGCCCTGGCGCTCATCGTCGGGTTCCTGATCGTCGAGGTCGTCGTCGCGCTGGCGTCCGGGTCCGTCGCCCTGCTCGCCGACGCGGGTCACATGCTGTCCGACGCCGGGGCCATCGCCGGTTCGTTGTGGGCGATCCGGCTCGCGGCCCGTCCGGCCACCGGCGACTGGACGTTCGGCTTCAAACGTGCCGAGATCCTGTCCGCGGCGGTGAACGGCATCACGCTGCTGGTGGTCGGCATCCTCGTCGGCATCGAATCCGTCGAGCGGCTGTTCGACCCGCCGGCCGTCGACGGCGGCCCGGTGCTGGCGGTCGCGCTGCTCGGGGTCGCCGTCAACGTGGTGGCGACCTGGGTGCTCAGCCGGGCCGACCGCGGCAGCCTCAACGTGGAGGGCGCGTTCCAGCACATCCTCACCGATCTGTACGCCTTCATCGGCACCCTGATCGCGGCCATCGTCATCCTCACCACGGGCTACGTCCGGGCCGACGCGATCGCGTCGCTGATCGTGGTGGCGCTGATGCTGCGGTCGGCCTGGGGGCTGCTGCGTGACTCCGGCCGGGTGCTGCTGGAGGCCGCGCCGAAGTCGGTCGCGCTGGCCGAGGTCCGCGAGCACATGCTCGGGGTGCCCGAGATCGTGGGGGTGCACGACCTGCACGTCTGGACGGTGACATCGGACCTGCCGGCGCTCTCGGCGCACGTGGTGATCGACGACGACTGCTTCACCAACGGCCGCTCGCCGATGATCCTGGACCACCTCCAGGAGTGCCTGCAGGGCCACTTCGACGTCGAGCACTCGACGTTCCAACTGGAGCCGGCCAGCCACCTCACGCACGAGGCCGGCCACCACAGCTGA
- a CDS encoding alpha/beta fold hydrolase: protein MFEGFVTERVDVGEAELLVRHGGEGPPLALLHGHPRTSATWHRVAPRLVAAGFTVVCPDLRGYGRSRGPDPAPDHRPHSKRVVAGDIAALMTRLGHPTFAVAGHDRGSYVALRLTLDHPRRVTRLAMLDGIPITEHLSRMGPEFATRWWHWFFFAQPDIPERVITADPDAWYRADPAVMGADNHAEFRAATRDPRVVRAMLEDYRAGLTVDRADEAADRAAGVGVDVPLLVLWSLRDDLAQLYGDPRAVWAGWAADVRGHGIDSGHHMAEEAPEELAAALAGFFAGR, encoded by the coding sequence ATGTTCGAGGGTTTCGTCACCGAGCGCGTCGACGTCGGCGAGGCCGAACTGCTCGTCCGCCACGGGGGCGAGGGTCCCCCTTTGGCGCTGCTGCACGGACACCCCCGGACGTCGGCCACCTGGCACCGCGTCGCGCCGCGGCTCGTCGCGGCCGGCTTCACCGTGGTCTGCCCCGACCTGCGCGGCTACGGCCGCTCACGCGGGCCGGATCCCGCTCCGGACCACCGGCCGCACAGCAAGCGCGTCGTCGCGGGCGACATCGCCGCCCTGATGACCCGTCTCGGGCACCCGACGTTCGCGGTGGCCGGCCACGACCGGGGCAGCTACGTCGCCCTGCGGCTGACCCTGGACCATCCGCGGCGGGTGACCCGGCTGGCGATGCTGGACGGCATCCCGATCACCGAGCACCTGTCCCGGATGGGCCCGGAGTTCGCCACCCGCTGGTGGCACTGGTTCTTCTTCGCCCAGCCGGACATCCCGGAGCGGGTCATCACCGCCGATCCGGACGCCTGGTACCGCGCCGATCCGGCGGTGATGGGTGCGGACAACCACGCCGAGTTCCGCGCGGCCACCCGCGACCCGCGGGTGGTGCGGGCGATGCTCGAGGACTACCGGGCGGGGCTCACCGTCGACCGGGCCGACGAGGCGGCCGACCGCGCCGCGGGGGTGGGCGTCGACGTCCCGCTGCTGGTGCTGTGGTCGCTGCGTGACGACCTCGCACAGCTCTACGGTGACCCGCGGGCGGTCTGGGCCGGCTGGGCGGCCGATGTCCGCGGGCACGGCATCGACTCGGGTCACCACATGGCCGAGGAGGCACCGGAGGAGCTCGCAGCGGCGCTCGCCGGGTTCTTCGCCGGGCGGTGA
- a CDS encoding VOC family protein encodes MGPDRAQLRQIVLDTTDARGLAEFYRQLLGLVYRPGDELPPDGDDVRGRDWLVLRDPAGGVSVAFQQVAGLPRATWPTGDRPQQLHLDLTVRGVAALDAEHRRILGLGATLLSDRADDPEEPLRVYADPAGHPFCVFVA; translated from the coding sequence ATGGGACCCGACCGCGCGCAACTCCGGCAGATCGTGCTGGACACCACCGACGCCCGCGGGCTGGCCGAGTTCTACCGGCAGCTGCTGGGCCTGGTCTATCGGCCGGGTGACGAGCTCCCGCCCGACGGGGACGACGTCCGGGGCCGCGACTGGCTGGTGCTGCGTGACCCGGCGGGTGGCGTGTCGGTGGCGTTCCAGCAGGTGGCGGGACTGCCGCGGGCGACGTGGCCGACCGGTGACCGTCCGCAGCAGCTGCACCTCGATCTGACCGTGCGCGGTGTCGCAGCCCTGGACGCCGAACACCGGCGCATCCTCGGGCTCGGCGCGACCCTGCTGTCCGACCGCGCCGACGATCCCGAGGAACCGTTGCGCGTCTACGCCGATCCCGCCGGCCACCCGTTCTGCGTCTTCGTCGCCTGA
- a CDS encoding GNAT family N-acetyltransferase, with protein MDILDPVTLSGDHVVLEPLSHDHLDGLITAVEDGELWRLSYTAVPSPEGMATEIDRRLGEHAAGRMLPFTAVRRDTGAVIGMTTFMNVDTRNRRVEIGSTWNAVSAQRSGTNTESKLLLLEHAFDTLDCIAVEFRTHWLNLQSRRAIEKLGAKQDGVLRSHQRMADGSLRDTVVFSIIAVEWPAIRTELRRRLAAH; from the coding sequence GTGGACATCCTCGACCCCGTCACCCTGTCCGGCGATCACGTGGTGCTCGAGCCCCTGTCGCACGACCATCTGGACGGCCTGATCACCGCCGTCGAGGACGGCGAGCTGTGGAGACTCAGCTACACCGCGGTGCCGAGTCCGGAGGGGATGGCCACCGAGATCGACCGTCGGCTCGGCGAACACGCGGCCGGCCGGATGCTGCCGTTCACCGCTGTCCGGCGGGACACCGGTGCGGTGATCGGCATGACCACCTTCATGAACGTGGACACCCGGAACCGGCGGGTCGAGATCGGCTCGACGTGGAACGCCGTCTCCGCCCAACGCAGCGGTACCAACACCGAGAGCAAGCTGCTGCTGCTCGAACACGCCTTCGACACCCTGGACTGCATCGCCGTGGAGTTCCGCACGCACTGGCTCAACCTGCAGTCCCGGCGGGCCATCGAGAAGCTCGGCGCCAAACAGGACGGTGTGCTCCGCAGCCATCAGCGGATGGCGGACGGCTCGCTGCGCGACACCGTGGTGTTCTCGATCATCGCCGTCGAGTGGCCGGCCATCCGCACCGAGTTGCGGCGGCGGCTCGCCGCGCACTGA
- a CDS encoding zinc-dependent alcohol dehydrogenase, with product MRAMVYRGPYKIRVEEKSEPRIEHPNDAVVRVELAAICGSDLHLYHGMMPDTRIGTTFGHEFIGVVHEVGSSVRSLVPGDRVMVPFNVYCGSCFFCARGLFSNCHNVNPNATAVGGIYGYSHTTGGYDGGQAEYVRVPFADVGPSKIPDWLSAENALLLTDALPTGYFGAQLGDIVEGDTVVVFGAGPVGLYAARSCWLMGAGRVIVVDHLDYRLEKARTFAHAETIHFGEVDDIVVELKRQTDHLGADVVIDAVGAEADGNFLQHVTAAKFKLQGGSPIALNWAIDAVRKGGTVSVIGAYGPLFSAVKFGDAMNKGLTLRMNQTPVKRQWPRLLEHLRAGHFDPSDLITHRIPLEHIAEGYHMFSAKLDGCIKPVVVPGKAA from the coding sequence GTGCGCGCCATGGTCTACCGAGGTCCCTACAAGATCCGTGTCGAGGAGAAGTCCGAGCCCCGGATCGAGCACCCGAACGACGCCGTGGTCCGGGTCGAGCTGGCCGCCATCTGCGGATCGGACCTGCACCTGTACCACGGCATGATGCCCGACACCCGGATCGGTACCACCTTCGGGCACGAATTCATCGGCGTCGTCCACGAGGTCGGTTCCTCCGTCCGGTCCCTGGTGCCGGGTGACCGGGTCATGGTGCCGTTCAACGTCTACTGCGGCTCCTGCTTCTTCTGTGCGCGGGGTCTGTTCTCCAACTGCCACAACGTCAACCCGAACGCGACGGCGGTGGGTGGCATCTACGGCTACTCCCACACGACGGGCGGCTACGACGGCGGCCAGGCCGAGTACGTCCGGGTGCCGTTCGCCGACGTGGGACCGTCGAAGATCCCGGACTGGCTCTCCGCGGAGAACGCCCTGCTGCTCACCGACGCGCTGCCCACCGGCTACTTCGGCGCCCAGCTCGGCGACATCGTCGAGGGCGACACGGTCGTGGTCTTCGGTGCGGGCCCGGTCGGGCTGTACGCCGCCCGGTCGTGCTGGCTGATGGGGGCGGGCCGGGTCATCGTCGTCGACCACCTGGACTACCGGCTGGAGAAGGCGCGCACCTTCGCCCACGCCGAGACCATCCACTTCGGCGAGGTCGACGACATCGTGGTCGAGCTCAAGCGGCAGACCGACCATCTCGGCGCCGACGTCGTCATCGACGCGGTGGGCGCGGAGGCCGACGGCAACTTCCTGCAGCACGTCACGGCGGCGAAGTTCAAGCTGCAGGGCGGCTCACCGATCGCGTTGAACTGGGCCATCGACGCCGTCCGCAAGGGCGGCACCGTGTCGGTGATCGGCGCCTACGGGCCGCTGTTCAGCGCGGTCAAGTTCGGCGATGCGATGAACAAGGGCCTGACACTGCGGATGAACCAGACGCCGGTGAAACGGCAGTGGCCGCGGCTCCTGGAACACCTGCGGGCGGGCCACTTCGACCCGAGTGACCTGATCACGCACCGGATACCGCTGGAACACATCGCCGAGGGCTACCACATGTTCTCGGCCAAGCTCGACGGCTGCATCAAGCCGGTCGTCGTTCCCGGAAAGGCGGCCTGA
- a CDS encoding Rid family hydrolase: MTPTPGTAPRRFSDAQHPYSTVRRAGDVLFVAGQLGVAGGDIVAGGVVAEARQAFANLTAALSAEDLTTADLVKVTVYLVDMADRPAMDEVYVATLGEPRPARTCVAVAQLPFGARIELDAVAAVASPTRRAVTGDLRVHVIATGGTIDKEYSVAGELEIGDPMVPAILATGRSWLDLSVEAVCGKDSLDLTDEDRALIRRHVLAAPADRVLITHGTDTMVDTATVLSDVADRVVVLTGAMVPARMTDSDAAFNLGLAVAALQTMPPGVWIAMSGRIFAADAVRKDTTIGRFVDAPRH; this comes from the coding sequence ATGACACCGACTCCCGGGACCGCGCCGCGCCGCTTCTCCGATGCCCAGCACCCCTACAGCACGGTGCGCCGCGCGGGCGACGTGCTGTTCGTGGCCGGGCAGCTCGGGGTCGCGGGCGGCGACATCGTGGCGGGCGGGGTGGTGGCTGAGGCGCGGCAGGCGTTCGCGAACCTCACCGCCGCGCTGTCCGCCGAGGACCTGACGACCGCCGACCTGGTCAAGGTGACCGTCTACCTGGTGGACATGGCCGACCGGCCGGCGATGGACGAGGTCTACGTCGCCACGCTGGGCGAGCCCCGGCCGGCCCGCACCTGCGTCGCGGTGGCGCAGTTGCCGTTCGGAGCGCGGATCGAGCTTGACGCGGTGGCCGCGGTCGCATCGCCGACCCGGCGCGCGGTGACCGGTGACCTGCGGGTGCACGTCATCGCCACCGGCGGCACCATCGACAAGGAGTACTCGGTCGCCGGCGAACTGGAGATCGGCGACCCGATGGTGCCGGCGATCCTCGCGACCGGGCGGTCCTGGCTGGACCTCAGCGTCGAGGCGGTCTGCGGCAAGGACAGTCTCGACCTGACCGACGAAGACCGGGCGCTGATCCGTCGGCACGTGCTGGCCGCACCGGCCGACCGGGTGCTGATCACCCACGGCACCGACACGATGGTCGACACCGCCACCGTGCTGTCCGACGTCGCGGACCGGGTGGTGGTTCTGACCGGGGCGATGGTGCCCGCGCGGATGACCGACTCCGACGCCGCCTTCAACCTGGGGTTGGCCGTCGCGGCCCTGCAGACGATGCCGCCGGGTGTCTGGATCGCCATGAGCGGTCGCATCTTCGCCGCCGACGCGGTCCGCAAGGACACCACCATCGGCCGGTTCGTGGACGCGCCCCGGCACTGA
- a CDS encoding ArsR/SmtB family transcription factor: MTTLTHAAVLARFGHALSDPTRVRILLALRESPAYPAGLADLIGVSRQSLSNHLACLRGCGLVVSVPDGRRSRYELADPRLAHALTDLMSVVLAVDPASCDLPDLDPDLDRAATA; the protein is encoded by the coding sequence GTGACCACGTTGACCCACGCCGCGGTGCTCGCCCGTTTCGGGCACGCCCTGTCCGACCCGACCCGGGTGCGGATCCTGCTCGCGCTGCGCGAGAGCCCGGCCTATCCGGCCGGTCTGGCCGACCTGATCGGGGTGTCCCGCCAGAGTCTGTCCAACCATCTGGCCTGCCTGCGCGGCTGCGGTCTGGTGGTGTCGGTGCCCGACGGACGCCGTTCGCGGTACGAGTTGGCCGACCCGCGGCTGGCGCACGCGCTCACCGATCTGATGAGCGTGGTGCTCGCGGTCGACCCCGCGTCGTGCGACCTGCCCGACCTCGATCCCGATCTCGACCGCGCGGCCACCGCATGA